GGGTCAGGGTGGTACCGGGATGAAGATTAGGGACCCTGACTGGAGTAGCAGCGGACAATTGAAGCATTAGCTACTATCTTTTTTCAGCTAGTATAGCCTGCCTGGAGACCCTGGGCTcttgagccccagccccaggaaggGCTGCCAAGTGCTCTCCATCCCAAACCTGCTCTAGCAGGTTCCTTCCTAGAGAACAGGGCAACCCTTCTTCCTCATCAAAAGCTCCTACCTGGTCTGTACTATAGATCTTCAGCACACCAGCCCCCAAACACAGGCTCAGTCTTTGGGGCCCCCAGAACCCACCTTTGCAGACCTAGgctggcttcccctccccctccgaCTTGATTTCCTGGCAGATCCAGTGacttctgggcctcagtttcctgaacTTGCAAATTAGTATCTTCATTCTCTTCAGAGCCAGAATGGGACAGGGGTCTTCCTTTGCTCACCTCGTGTGGATCCCCAGGTGCCCTATCCTGGCTTTGTACCTATCTGCCTTCCTCTGGGTCTTTATTCCCTGGTGGCTACCAGTTCACCGGTGGCGAGTGGCGGTCCTCTGCTCTGAGGGAAGACCACAGAATCTGTGATCTCTGCTCAGCGAAACTGAGGCATGGGGAGTTTTAGTGTGCATTTGGCATCCTGTTTTTTGGCTTGCTTATGGTGCTGCTTTGGGCCATCCTGAGATCTGCTTAAGATTGATAACAGGATGAAGTTGAGCTGCAAGAAGGGCCCTGGGGACCCGAGGCCTGGAGAGTTCAGCCAGTTGGGGTGGAGATTGCTGGGGGACCCCAGGTAAGGTTAGGCCAGCTGAGAGGAAGgcttaaaaagagaaatagctAGGTTTCTGGGCTTTATTTCTATCCCCCTGTGCTTGTGTCCTCAACTTTTGGACCTCTCCCACCTAGGCTGCTCTAATGAcagggagagaggctggggacTGTCCTGCTGGGAGCTGCAACAGCTGGCCTCTTCTCCGCCAAGAGGCTCCTAGAACCTGACCTCTTTTTCCGGTGCCTCCCACACCAAGTTCAGTGTATGTCTGGGGGATACTAAGGGTTCTTGAAAGCCAAATACCAAGGGTAACTCCTGGCCCAGGGCATCAGAGCCCATGGCCATGGAGGTTTTAGGGTGCCTCATCAGAACctcctgcctgtttctctcttgTGTCTGTGTCCCTTTTACTCTGCTGCACCTTCTTCCTGTCCCAGTAGGttctgcctttgtttctcctgcctctggccctTTCTTTACTAAAGTCTTGCAGTTTCCCCGCCTTCCCTTCCTTTTCGGGGACCAGGGTCTCAGAACCCATGGGGAAAGAGCCAGGCCAAAATGTCCGTTTTGGAAGAGGGACCCTCGCTAATACCTacctctcccccgccccattttaaAACTTCTATCACCATAGCAACCCTTTTACTCCAGTGCCTTCCTCTGTAGATCCCCTCCTCCAGGCAAAGGGATGCGGGCCTCCAGTGGCTTCAAAGATTGGGACCCCGGGTTTTAAGGCCAGTGACAGTTGGTTCTTGGCTTTGGCTGCCATGTGGAGAGCTGGCTATTCTGGAAATGGCAGTAGACTCCTTAGACTGTGATTTttgggcttggggggggggctcctctGTACTCCTAGCATAGGTAGGAAGAGTCAGCACCCAGAATTATTGATGGTGGCTCAGTTTGTTTCCCACCCAGAACCGTCCCCTATCCAGTCTCTTAAGGCACTTGGGCAGCAGTGGGCTTGAAGCTTGACTCTGTCTCTTGATACCGTGGACGCTGGAAGGAGGCCACTACCTCCCCTAGGCTTGTGGCTGAGGTGTCAGCTGAGAGCCAGACGCGATTTGGGCTGGGGCAGTCCATTTGCAGTAGGGAACTGAGTCCTAATcgctgagagaggaggagaggggagggaagtgggaTGCCTGCAGGCTGGTGTTCACAGCTGCCACTAAATTGGGAGGTGTTGCCTACAGTCAGGAGGCAGCGGGAGGCCTCCTGGGCCCTTCCTGGCCTCTCTAGATTTACTGCAGGCTCTAGAGCCCCACATGGCAGAGGCCAGGGCAGCAGGAACCTTCATTTATGGATATGAAAGGTGAGACCTGAAGCAGTCTGACTCCAGTGGGGGAAACCCCGCTATGGGAAAGATCTCCTTTTCGATTGAGGATCCCCTGGCTCAGACTTGCCCAAAGACCCAGTAGAGCTCCTAAGGGacccttttattatattttatttattttactaggACACTAAATAGACAAAAGCATCCTCAGGGTTGCTTGGGACATGACTCACTGCGCCTAGTAGCTAAGCTCCAGAAGCAGACAGTAACTGAGGTGTTGAGGCCGTAAGCTTCCAGAGCTAGAGTAGAGGACAGTGGTAGTGTCCCGTTCCCAACTGCCCTCGGGCTCCCTTTGGGTCGCCCCAGGCATAGTTTATTTCCTttgcacagaaagaaaggaattctATCTCCAAGAAAGTGGCTAAAATGAGCTCCTGGGCCAGgcggtgggggtggtggtggtggctgcggcggcagcggcggcggcggcacacacctttaatcccagcacttaggaggcagaggcaggcagattgctgtgagttcaggccagcctggtctacaaagcaagtccaggacagtcaaggctacgcagagaaaccctgtctcgaaaaacaaaaacaaaatggagttCCTGGGCCGTCCCTGGGCCAGTGTGGACCTGACCAGGTTCTGTGTTGTTGGAAAGAAAACCTTCATCAGTTGGGTGTTGATTTGGGGCCGTGAGCATGAGAAATGCCAGTCTCTTTCTGCATGCCCTCCCACCCTTCTACAATCTGTCTCTAAACCTACTCTTTCAGCTTTGGGGCCAGTTGTTCTTATTGCTCAGAGGCAGCAAGGGGCTTGGTGTACACAACCTACAACTTCCCCGGAATAGCAGATAGTGAATTAAATGTGGCTGGAGGAGATGAAAGTACTGATCTGGAAACACggctcccctttcttttctcttgccccTGAAAGATCTAGGTGTAAAAGCAAATTCAATTAGGATGTTGGGGAGGGGTAATAATTTAATAATTGGGTGACATCTGGGCAGCTGAGGTAGCCAACAGAGTGGTGATGAAGTAGGCCTGCCCCTGTCCCATCATTGAGACCTGTAAGACATGGCTGTAGGCTGACAGCTCTGTGAGATTTCCATGGTAGAGACAGATCCTAAGACCAGCCCAGGCCCCATGGGCCATGAATGCATATGTATAGCCAAAAGCTGGCACCACGATCAGGGACAGGCATACACAAACCTCCTGCCTACACCACACTGGCAGAGGCGAGGGCCGTTGGACTCGGAAGggaggtggagcttggggaaggTATCTCACAAAAGGGCCGTTTGCGTCTGGCCTTGGAGCATCAGGATTGTTGTAGACAACTTGTTACACAGACATCCTTATAATGTCAGAATTCGTACCGGAAGAACACGCAGCCCTGGTCTGGACTCCTTGCCTATGCAGAGGCTGTTTCACAGGGCAGCCAAGGTGGGTAAGCGCTCTTACCACTGCCCACACTTCCAGCCATTGGGTAGACATGCTGGCGAATCACCTGTTGTTGGACATTTAGGTAGTCGCTGATTCCTTTTTAATGTTATAAATAActccatggtgacaaataggaTTCCCATGGGAGGCTTTGGGGGACGGGCATTTATATCAGAGGCAGCAGTATAACAAAGCAACAGAACTAGGAATGGTCCCTGCCCAGTCCTCCTGAGAAACATGCAAGCCAAGGTACcgttctccagccccagtgagtGGCCCTCAGATTCTAGCCTGGGAGGATAatcaccccccaacacacacaccataagggggaaaaaatccccTTAGAGTATACAAGGACTAtgcaggcctctgcctccagatgtTATGGTGTGGAGATGGGTGGGTGACTgtgcctctgctcccagctgcAAGAATGAGACTTTAGCTGCACGGACCTCCCTAGCGGATGCAGGGGAAGGGTTCTGGACATAATGGCAAAGACACACAGCCAACAGCTTCTCTCTTTTGCCTCTATGGTGTTTTCGCTAGCTCTGGCTTGAATCACATTGATGAAGTGCTTTTGTATTCCCCAAGCTCAAGCAATCCAGGTGAAAAAGTTAGGGAATTTGATCCCTAGTGCTGAGGACACACTTGAGGGAGGACCTCCAGGAGGGTTGTGGGAATTGCGTAGCTAGCCTCTGCCTGAAAGAAAGTAattgacagccaggactacccgTAGGGCTTGTCCAGAgcaccctccccctgccccccagctcGCAGAGTCCTTCTTCCTTGCCAAGGAGGACTGACACTGTAAGTGCCTTCAGATAGGGGAGGATTTAGGTGCTCAAAGCCCTGGCCCAGGTCCTTCCACATCAAGCAGTTGCAGAGGTGGCAGAGGTTGAGCAGTTTCGGTGTGGCTTCAGCGTCGAACTCGGTGTAGCCACCGGCTGGCAGGAAGCTGACTTTATGGAGGCCAACTCTGGGGTTAGATCTGTAAAGGTCGATGCAGTTATCCTCCTCCAAATAGGGCAGCGGGGGCCTTTTCCTTTGGATGCTGGGGGCCAGTCGTCCAGCACTGCAGTTTAGGACTGAGCTGTAACTGACAGAGTGGGGGCAGGGCACTGTGCTCCAGGTGCAGAGTTCCTGGTGCCTACTGAGCCAGCAATAACTGGATGGAGCCTCACACCTGGTCCCCTATGTGCTCCTGCAGCAGTTTAGCGCTATCTTACCCTTCCTAACCATCACCCCTGCATACATCCCCGCAAAGCCTTCTGCTCCAAGGCCCAACACTAACACTGCTTCTCCCCTACAAGGAACGTCTCCCTCTAGAATTCAATATTTACTAAACTCATCAAAGTAATTATAATACAAATTCTAAAGCAACatcagagcatggtggcacatgcctgtcattccaacactcaggaacagaggcaggaagagtaggagtccaaggctagcctcagctatgtagtgagtttgaggccagtttgagctatatgaaaccttgtctcaaaaacaaacaaacaaaaataaacaaaagatataCATTTACACCTTCAGCATTTACTTCTTTGCCTTAGAACTCCTATCTCCTTTCATCTCTTATAAAAGAATGCCTCCCCACACTAAAACCCAACCCAACAAATAATGTTCAAatttagaaaaagatttattcattttcgtgtgtgtgtgtgtgcatgaacatgccccctctctctctccccctccctccttcttccctccctctctctctctctctctctctctctctctctctccatgcctgTGGATActcagaaatgagaagaaaagcatCAAGTGTTTTCTGTCACTTTCCAcctattcctttgagacaaggtctctccctgaacctggagcttgcatTTTCTGGCTAAGCTAGAAGTACAAGTCCCAGCAGTTCTCGCTCTGCCCACCCTTGGAGCTGGTTTTTCAGGcatgagtgctgggcttaaaggcatgctccaccacggCCCAGCGTGCATGTATAATGTTAGCAAGATATGaaggggagctggaaagatggttcagcagttaagagcactgactgttcttccaggggatctggattatattcccagcacccacatgtcagctcacagctgtctgtaactcccaagatctgccaccatcacacagacatacatgcaggcaaaacaccaatgcacataacataaataagtaaaaaagataTAAAGTGCATTCCTTTATAAATACCTCTCAGGTTTAGAAACAAGTCTTTCAGAAGTCCCTAACTCGGTCATCCTACCCTGCCCCTTAGGAGGAGCCGCCATTATGCAACTCTGGGGacttattttctgcttttctgtACAGTGTTACTGCTGTGTTTGAACCCCCAGCATATGGGGACTTCTGCCTGTTTTGAGCCCTGTATCAAAAGGCTCACACTACATGcattctttcctgtttctgtcaACACTGTTTTTGCAAGATACACTATTTGGTTGAGTAGAACCATAGCTGTTTCATTTCCTCTGCAGCATAACATTCTGTTATATGACTCTACCACAATACAGCCTGCTGGTAGTAGATGTCTGGGCCCTTTCCAGCTTTTTGCAATTATGGATATGGCAATTATGAACACTCTTACACAAATGTCCTGAGGCATAAGTATAtgcctacctctctctctcccgccccctcTTTGATAGgctctccctatgtagcccaggttggtctggaactcctGGGGCACACTTGGTTCAAATGTATGCATTTCTATGGAACAAATATTTCAAGTACATAAGGGTAGACTTGAAATTGtgcagtggttagaagcactggTTGCTTCTCCAGAGGGCCTgtgtttagtttccagcacctacacaacagctcataactgcctgtaactccagttccaggggatccaaacccctcttctggcttccatagatACTAGGCATGCATATGGGGCATAGCATATGTGCAGGCCaatcacccatacacataaaaataaccttagctgggtggtggtggcacacacctttaatcctagcactcagaaggcggTGGTAAGCCGatttctataagtttgaggccagcctagtctacagagcaaggtccaggacatgagaccttgtttcaaaacaccaaaacaaacaaacaaacaaacaaaaccacacttttttttttttttttttttttgagacagggtttccctgtgtagccttggttggtctgaactctctttgtagaccagaccaacCAGacaagaccagactggccttgaactcacagagatcagcctacctctgcctcccaagggctgggattaaaggtgtgcaccaccatgcccgacaaataaataaccttaaaaaaataaaagaagtacaAAGAGTTTGTTTGACAAAACTGGCCCtgtcctgtcctttcctttcAGACCGAGTCTCCTGTGCTAGTCTTGAGCTCATCAAGCAGCTGAGGTTCTTTTGAACTcctagatcctcctgcctccgctccCTGAGTTCTAGGACTTCAGGTGTACACTACACCTGGCTCCCAGCTTTTTCAGAGGGGAGTTGCCTTCTTCCAACAGAGTTCATTTTGTCCGTAGCTTTCCCAACATTTGGCATCTCTGGAGCATCAGGAGTAAACACCTAGAATAGGGGAGAGCTATGAGCCCTCAACCCTAGGCAGAGAACCACAGGCAAAGAAGGCATGCTCAGTAGGAGAGTAGTTTTCCCCAGGGAAGGGCACTCCAGTGGGCTAGCCAATACCACATGATCAGCCCTGAAGACATACAGACTAGTGACACTATATGAACctagcaggttatatttatataatcaggagcacacacacaaaaagtaacaATAACTAAAGAGAACATGGTCATGAATTTGATTAGAGctaggggggagggtgggaaggaggaattgatataattatatttttttttcctttttctttttggtttttcaagatagggtctctctgttagacttggctgttctggacttgctttgtagaccaggctggcctcgaactcacagctatctgcctgcctctgcctcccgagtgctgggattaaaggcacgcgccaccacacccagctgatatAGTTATAATTTCAACAGCTTAATGGAATAAACAAATTTGTGTCCATGAATGGCTGGAAtgtagagatttttatttttgtgaaattgGGTTTCAcactctagcccaggctgccctcaggcTCACACCAGGCCTCTTGCATCAGTTTCCTGAGGGCTGGAATAACCAGTGTGAGTTGTCATACCTGACTGTAGAGACAttgtgtggctttctttttttcattttaaaattacatttattatttactttgggAAGACAGTATAGtatgtgcatggaggtcagaagacaacttgtgggagatGCTTCtctctatcatgtgggtcccagccATCACTCTCCGGTTTGGAGGTCAGTGCTCTCACCTGGTGAACCATCTGCCTGACCCTAAAGAAACTGATGGTTTAATCCCATtactgaagaggaggaggcaggaggatcttagCAAGTTActggccagcttgatctacatactGGGCCCAGGGCATCtagggctaaatagtgagaccctatttcaaaaatggaaaactaaataaataagcaaattggccaggcggtggtggtgcacacttttaatcccagcacttgggaggcagaggcagacgatcactgtgagttcaaggccagcctggtctacaaagggagtccaggacagccaaggctacccagagaaaccttgtctgaaaaaaaaaaaaaaaaaaaaaaaaaagtgaaatgttcTGAGTCTTTTCAAGTGTACAtaatgaaaaaaactattttcttttttaaaaaatttatttagttttattttacgtgcatcggtatgtaggtgtcagatgctttggaactggagttacagatggttgtgagctgccatatgggtgctgggaattgaacccaggtcctttggaagagcagatagtgctcttaaccactgagccatcgctccagccccccaaaactaTTTCCCAATATGTCAATTTAGCACATTTTTGCTTGGTGGGGACTGTTGTTTGGGCAGCCTTGCTGAACGGctgcgtgtatgtctgtttgCCTACTTTACCCTTCCCTTGACCTGAGTTGAGCTGGGGTTTCCCAAAAGCAGTTTCAGTGCTGGGGGCAGGGGACATAGACAATGGTGCACGGCTGAGCCAGACCCCATCCTGTTTGCATCTTAGAGCCTAGCAATGCCGTTTGGGTGTGTGACTCTGGGTGACAAGAAGAACTATAACCAGCCATCTGAGGTGACTGACAGATATGATTTGGGACAAGTCATCAAGACGTGAGTGTCGGGCCTATGGGGCAATGGTGGGTGGATAGGCCCAGGAGTGGGATGGGGGCCCTGGAGAGTACCCTGTGTCCTGAGGCCTGCTGTGCGGCTGCCTTCAGCGAGGAGTTCTGTGAGATCTTCCGGGCCAAGGACAAGACGACGGGCAAGCTGCATACCTGCAAGAAGTTCCAGAAGCGGGATGGCCGCAAGGTGCGGAAGGCGGCTAAGAATGAGATTGGCATCCTCAAGATGTGAGTGTGGGGGCTGAGGGGAGGGTGGCATAGGAGATATGGCAGGGAAGGCTTGAAGGCCTCGCGCCTTAGGGACCAGAGCTTGTCTCGGGTTTGTTCAGCCCTGACTGttgacccctcccccactgccacTAGGGTGAAGCACCCCAACATCCTGCAGCTGGTAGATGTGTTTGTGACCCGCAAAGAATACTTCATCTTCCTGGAGCTGTGAGTACTATTCTGGGGTTCCAGGATCCCCTAGTCCCTaggtcctttttttctttttcttccttttatagcTAAAGAAATCCACTTTGGGAATCCTTGGGCCCTGGGCTCTGCCTAGCCAACTGCCTGGAACAAGTCAGGCCTCCCAAATGCTCCTGTCCTacctgctctcccccacccccccgaccCTGCCCACACTGAGCTCAGGGGCTGGTGTCTCTCAGGGCCACGGGGAGGGAGGTGTTTGACTGGATCCTGGACCAGGGCTACTACTCGGAGCGAGACACGAGCAACGTGGTGCGGCAGGTCTTGGAGGCTGTGGCCTACTTGCACTCACTCAAGATTGTGCACAGGAACCTCAAGGTAAGATCGAGAACCAGAGTGACTGGATCGCTTGACAGCTGGGCTGAGGATGGCATGGGAGCCACACTGGGCTCTGGCTCGGCTTCTGAGGCACTTAACAGTAACTTCGGCCCATCCTTCTACCGTTCTCTCCGGGACAGCTGGAAAACCTGGTCTACTACAATAGGCTGAAGAACTCAAAGATCGTCATCAGTGACTTCCACCTGGCTAAGCTAGAGAATGGCCTCATCAAGGAGCCCTGTGGAACCCCGGAGTATCTGGGCAAGGAGGGATGATGGGGTGGGATAGTGGAGGGGCAGCCATCAGGGAGGGATTTAGGGTAGGGGAGAAGTCTCTGTCTCAAGAAGTGGGTTTGGATGGTACTATATCTGGCCAAGCTTGATGCTGACCAGCAGATGGCagatgaacaatttttttttttttttttagcaccgGAAGTGGTAGGACGGCAACGGTATGGACGTCCTGTGGACTGTTGGGCCATTGGTGTCATCATGTATATCCTGTGAGTGGAAGGGCACGTAGTTAGGCTCGCAGCCAGGTGGGCAGGACAGTTGTTGTCCGTGGCCATCTTGGGTGAACCCTGTTCCATGTAGGCTTTCAGGCAACCCACCCTTCTAcgaggaggtagaggaagacgACTATGAGAACCATGACAAGAATCTCTTCCGCAAGATCCTGGCCGGGGACTATGAGTTTGACTCTCCGTACTGGGACGATATTTCCCAGGCAGGTGAGGAGACACCCAGCGCGTGGGCAGAGTATAGGGCGCTGCTCTCGGCTTCTGCTGGATTCTGCTCCTGCTCCCCAGCCCATCCATCACATCTAGACAATGAAATGGGGCGCCCATGCCTAGCCCATCCCTGGCTTTGTCCCCAGCCAAAGACCTGGTCACAAGGCTGATGGAGGTGGAGCAGGACCAGCGGATCACAGCGGAAGAAGCCATCTCCCACGAATGGTGAGCAGGGCCCTGTGGAGAACGAGGAGGGGTgtgagtgggtgggggggggtaagGGCGGGGAGAGGTCAAGCTTCTGTTGCCCTCTGAATTTCCTACACCAGAAGTACTTATCCTTGAGGCGTCTAGTCAAACCAGAGAGGCTCTGCCTGGTCGCCCTCGATCGCACGGGGAAGGTCTGTGCAGTCTCCACGAAGGCACAGACCATTCCAGTCAGACGCACTCGCCTCCTTTCTAGGATTTCTGGCAATGCCGCTTCTGATAAGAACATCAAGGATGGGGTCTGTGCCCAGATTGAAAA
This genomic stretch from Acomys russatus chromosome 32, mAcoRus1.1, whole genome shotgun sequence harbors:
- the Camkv gene encoding caM kinase-like vesicle-associated protein, which produces MPFGCVTLGDKKNYNQPSEVTDRYDLGQVIKTEEFCEIFRAKDKTTGKLHTCKKFQKRDGRKVRKAAKNEIGILKMVKHPNILQLVDVFVTRKEYFIFLELATGREVFDWILDQGYYSERDTSNVVRQVLEAVAYLHSLKIVHRNLKLENLVYYNRLKNSKIVISDFHLAKLENGLIKEPCGTPEYLAPEVVGRQRYGRPVDCWAIGVIMYILLSGNPPFYEEVEEDDYENHDKNLFRKILAGDYEFDSPYWDDISQAAKDLVTRLMEVEQDQRITAEEAISHEWISGNAASDKNIKDGVCAQIEKNFARAKWKKAVRVTTLMKRLRAPEQSGTAAAQSASGTAAPGAAGGAIAAAASGAAAPSSGAGAAAGTEGAAKSDNIASADRSATPATDGSVTPATDGSVTPATDGSITPATDGSVTPATDRSATPATDGRATPATEDSTVPTPAAKAAATPEPAVAQPDSTALEGTTGQAPPSSKGKEPIGCAQESQREETS